The genome window TTCTCAAAAAGGCCATTTATAGCCTCTTTATACCTTTCAAAAGAGAGGATAGGGAAGTCAGATCCATAAAAAAATTTTCCCATTATTCCGGCGCTATTTACGGCTTCTAAAATTTTCGATTTATATAACCATGGCAAAGCAGCTATATCATAACGAGCATTTTTAAGATATCTTTTCATTTCCGGCATAAGTTCATATAGCCATAACCCTCCACCAAAATGAGCAAAGATAACTTTGGCTTCAGGATGATTTATACAAAATTGAGCGGCTTCACGAGGCCCAACATTTCCTTTTCCGGGATAATCATGCCCAACAGGTTCTGCTGTGTGAAAGAGAAGCACCATGTTTGCCTCTTGGGTAACAGCTACTAAACGCCACGTCTGACGAACGTCATCTATATCAAACCCCTGCCCTCCAGGGAAGAGTTCACCTACGCCGATAAGACCTCTTTCTGCGCACCTAACTACTTCTTCTTCTGCTTTGGGATCTAGAGGAGGAACAACAGCCAATCCCTTTAAACGGTCAGGATATTTTTTTATGGATTCAATAACATAGTCATTGCAATGTTTGCACAACCCTAAATCTCTGAAGGCAAAACCGAATATCCACGATTGTTGAATGCCATCTTCATCCATTTGTCTGATAACGTCTTCCACAGTAGCCCATTTATGTACTTTACCGTGAGAGAGCAAACTGAAATAATCTTCACGCTCCGATATTTTTTCAAAATCCCTAATAACATCTGGGGGGTAAACATGAACATGAGTATCGATCATAAAACT of Aminobacterium sp. MB27-C1 contains these proteins:
- a CDS encoding amidohydrolase family protein yields the protein MIDTHVHVYPPDVIRDFEKISEREDYFSLLSHGKVHKWATVEDVIRQMDEDGIQQSWIFGFAFRDLGLCKHCNDYVIESIKKYPDRLKGLAVVPPLDPKAEEEVVRCAERGLIGVGELFPGGQGFDIDDVRQTWRLVAVTQEANMVLLFHTAEPVGHDYPGKGNVGPREAAQFCINHPEAKVIFAHFGGGLWLYELMPEMKRYLKNARYDIAALPWLYKSKILEAVNSAGIMGKFFYGSDFPILSFERYKEAINGLFEKNRDIKKLFVENVEKFLVSER